TTATCCAATAGAATAGTCCACtgttatgattgtacatcattagtcctttgaccaaTGACAACATAAAGGTTCTACGTACTAGCATGTATTTTTATCTGTTTATCGACTCCAGcaagggtcatcaggtggtaaGGTTGTATGTAGTTTTGAAATATGTAGGaacaaatgcattgtagtcgtggATTCGTCGTTTGCCCAAGGGTGAAAATATAATATGTGATCTGATAAGTTCATAGAGCAAGGAATCTTTTTCTAGCATAAGAAATATGCATTATTTTGGAAAGGTGTTTTCCAGTTGTACATATCATgtcactattattactcaaagatacatcacatcattatcgaattcatatgcaactctcgataaaccaatgattGCTATCATCGATACCTGAGGGATCATggagcgatgctactagacgctcctaCCATGATCTATttggtgcaatcagaaatgagttatgATATTCTTGATCCagatgttgatgaaaagaattggactaattagggtaagcccgaattagaataaattttattctgaatcacatagAGTGTAAACCCACCGCAAGTTGTATcgttgaaccattgagggtcataaaaatatcatattatgtgttttcTTTAAGATAGTCCAAGTTCAAAGAGTTAAATTTGATGATTGCGGTTTTGATGTAGAAACAAAAATGTATCTATAAATATATCATGGATTTTCAAAAATTGATTAACATATGATATAATGAgaatttaattaatgaaatttaagaATCCTAAGGACACTAGAAATAGGAATCATAGTAACATAGAACTTGTgtttttttgaataaatttgTTATCAAATGTTGATAACAACACACACTACACAACAAAATTCCTCTTCTCCTCCCAAAAAAGTCTCGGCcatcatgaaaattttgaagaaaaattttgGGCCTTGTGCTTCCACCTCCACCGCACCGACTCCGGATTTCTGAAATTCGTGAATCCTAGTCTCAATGTAGAAATTGTTTGAAATCTCTAATGCGATCCAAACAAAAAATAGAGTATCTGATCATGGACTTCGTTAGGCGATCAAAAGAGGGAGATATGTTCGAATGAATATACAAGGACTATCTCCGCTTAAAATCAGAAACAGTTTGGAGTAAGCGTAATATACGTAAAGATAACCATTCTAACCAAATGAATGTTTCAATTCGTATGACGCCCAATGAAAATTTCGATGTCgaaactaaaatttttaaactttccCTGCGTTTTGAATGTGATAAAACAGTACTCCAACAATTATTTGGGGCTTCCTTGTCTTATTGGTCATAAAAAATCTAAAGTTTTTGCTTTTCTCAAGGAGAAAGCTTGGAGTCGTATGCACGGTTGGAGGCATAAATTCTTATCTCAAGCAGGTAAAGACGTTCTTTTAAAAGAGGTCGTACAAAATCTCTCAACTTACAGGTATAGATAGATATGAGGGGATCCaggtgttagagtagatgtcatGCAAGCCAATAGTTGGCTAGAGATTTTATCTACTCAGTTGTAattaacaatatttattttaatataattgtcGTTTCATGGTCTCGTTTTACTTTATCTATATACACATACAATAGACATATATATTGATTATAAtgtaatacaaattaattgtaattCAATCTTGAAGCTCATTTgtaaatactgtatattctaaatttgtGAGGCTCATTTATTCTAATGACAATTAATTATCAAAcaataattatttgatttaaaGCAGCAGCGGAAAAAAAAggtttaaaatactttaaaatggACCTCAGGGCCTAGAAAAAATTCGACATGACATCCTCACAAATAGAACATCCAAAAAACTCAAGCAGcagtttatatcaaaatatacttCGAATAgagtcatttaaaaaaaaaaaaccgaatTCAAACAACATATAGCTGCATTGTCCAGAACTAAgcagaaattaaaacttaccaaatACTCTCCAGATCATAAAAACGACAGATTCGACTCAAAACATCACAAAAACAACCAAATATCACTACAGATACATTGGGATCTCCCCGAAAAATAAACTACAACACAAGACTAAAACAAACTTCAAGAGATACATATAGGCTAACTGGGAGACTCTACTGAATAGAACCAAGCAATCCAGCCTCAATCCCGAGCTCCACTGGCGAAACCTCGGCCTGATGCTGCAAAACGACTTGGGAGATCTACCATGGTGCCCAATAGCAACCACAGCAGCCCCACCAGAAACTGAGGTAATGATTCTGGTATAATACAGTTCAACAATAGCAACAATAAACATAAATTATGCATAATCgtataataaaatgtaatatgcaatgcatgaacGGCTCAACGACAATCGGGATAACATGAGCCAATAAACGGTACGATAACAACAGGAATAATGCTCGAGCAATAACTCATGGAGCTACATCGTCATGCAGCTAACCACGGAATTGTTCGATTACATCTACGGTCTCATGTGTATAGGCCTATCAGCCACACCATAATCCCGAGATAAACAACAATGCTATATAACAAATGATATCAACAACGGGCTAACAAGAACGATATGGCTCAACATTAATATTACAGTAGTAGGCCATATGCTAAATGTCAATAATATGACACAAAATAAACATATACCACAACGAATGCATTTAACAACTTACAACAGTCAATAAATCATAGATACTATCCGTGCAACGCATAATGACAATTAAAACACAATTTATGTTTTACCGTCGTATGTTATTGAGTTGTAACATACTTATACCAACTTGAAAAATCCAAATATCGACTTTAATTCAAGATCCTCGGCCtaaacaaaacaataataagCCGATCATGAAAACTACGTTCTATTCTCATGTCCGATTTGGCACTAAAGAGCATAAAATTCATATTTCGCTCAATATTAACTCAAATCAATATATGCCTActggaaatgaaagaaaatcaATTATCTAAGTTTTTGCAGTTGAAACAATATTCaaattctcaatcatttgaaccCAACATTACATTGAACTCAAGATATCAAATCTgttcttggacaaaattctaGCCGCTGAGCAGTTTCAGTAAAACGAGCACAACTCTCTCCATTCTTGATAGAATTTAATGATTCTGATACCATTTCGAAGTAATTCGAAGATCTACAACTTTCATTTGAACCAAATTTCAAATTCCAATTGACTATTCTCGAATTACATAAGCATTTTTACACAACTCAATTGCAGAATTCGGTTTTGACACATTTTGatagaaaaatcataacaaatctATTTCTTAATGGAATTTCATTTTTCTAGCGGCTATAGAAAGCTAACAAATAGCTCTACAAGTTCTATTTGAACAACAAGTCAAGATTATTAGTGCACAATACATGAAAAATCGAAATCAGAAGTAAAATATGGAATTTTTGGACCCGGGAAACACAAGATTCGAAGCTTACTCTAGTTGCTAGCGGTCTCAAGGTGAAGCTCGCCGGAGATGACGACGGAAAACACTATTCACGACCAAAAACTGAACTGTAAACTAGCTAGAAAATGCGGGAACAACAAGATAAAAGTTAAGCTTCAAATCCTTGCTCAAAATAATCTAAAGAACCAAGAAAAACGAAGCTATAGCTCATCTAAGGTCGAACAAGAAACTCACATAGGAGCAGCCACAAAAAGGCTCGAATGGGGCTGAAACTAGCATCAAAAGTAGCAATTCATGGTTCAAAACGAAGCTACTGATGTCAGGAAGACAACCCCTCAAACCGTTTGATATTTCAACACTGGACGGGAAAGTTATGGCGTCTCCAAGATGGAGGTGCTGAAAGTGACGGGAAATGGAGATGGGTTACGGGAATGGGTttgggaaaaggtttcttcATTCTCTCTCTAATAAGGTAAGTtgtgtgtatatgtatatgtatataatgTAATATTCATGTCCTTTTTATCCTGGTTTTGCATTTATTTTCTCTAACTTGTTATTTCTATctctatatgtattttatatagTTTTAACTCTGAtattctaaaatacatatttttaacacgCATTCAAAAATTAGTtggcataaataattaatttatcaaGTCCATAATTATTCTAATAATGCAAATTATTGGGTAATATATTCTAGGGCCTTACAAAATCCgtttctagtcgattcagcagcctaaaacaaggataaaggccgcttgagcttgagactagcatatgtgatgttttGTACCGTATTTCAGGGTAAGGGAATAGAGATGCCCAATCATGTAGATGTGTAATCATATGATGATTGtattgaacaaccctccctcggactttccataATTACTCTAATAATTCCAATTATTGGGTAATATATCTAGGGCCTTacaaattcgttcctagtcgattcagcaacctaaaacaaggataaaggtcgcttgagcttgagactagcatatgtgaagTTGTGTGCCGTATTTCAGGGTAAGGGAATAGAGATGCCCAATCATGTAGATGGATAATCATATGATGATTGtattgaacaaccctccctcggactttccaaatggttatcattcatcgagaggaaaaATATGTGGTTTGTGATTGTACATAATTAGTCCTTacaacccgggacaacactgatgctctacatattattatttttctttgaATCATTTACTGACTCTGCGAGGGCacaaggtggcgaggttgggtgcaaTTAAGATATGTGTAAGAGCCAATgtattgtagtcgggaattcaccgcttacctacgggtgtggatatcatATATAATCTAACGAAATAGTAGTACATGAATCTTTGTCAGAGTGTAAGATATACATTAAGGATAAGGGTTCTCCAGTTTCGCGTGCGACGACACtaagaatatttcatgattgtaTCGCACAGCTATCGAATCTAATATGCAATCCTCGATGAACCAATTGTTGCATATtcaatcgggatatatgagatgaagagacTGTATTGTACGTTAATTATAACcaattggttcttgcaggcactatcagtgatacctagggaatcatgagaCAATGCTACTAGATGCTCTTACCATGAATCGATGGGTTTTTAATTAGaaaatgatttctgacattctcattaTCAAATGTTAATGCATGGAATGAGGCAAATTatggtaagcccgaataaaagaaAATGtcatgaatcacaaagagtCGTGAACTCACGGTTAGCTATATCCATGAACCTttaagggtcacacaagcattAGATCATTTGTTCTCGTTGAGATAataattcaaggagttgaacttatataaaaattatgagatagtaaattcaaggagttgaatttatgctaATCagaatttggagagaataaattaaaggagttcaattttaaaaaattgagaatttaaaatattaaacacAAAGgttgattttattaaatattaaattaaatatagtgaaAAGTATATATATTGGACTTGTAGGAGTACTAGTCCAACatgctaaataattaaagttctgaatatattttaatataattaattaaactagttgtaCTAGTCCAATTAATTTAGCACATTAAgtgtgtgtttggttgagtggattaaataaggatagattaatagtcaaatatttatcgttaaaattttaagttgttttaataatcattttgacccggtttaatatccaattttatggataactatttgattaataagaAACCCTTGACACATAATTAAGGTAATTAGGTCAAAGATTCATAATTAAGTAAAGAGGCAAAAataaaaccctagcctccacattactcaaattttcgaaaactCTCGTCTCCACCCTATAAgagatttcggccacccctagaAAAATTAGGGTTCGAGCAgcctcttgttttttttttaatctcaaacgctaaaatattttctaaattcTAATGCAATTTAATAGAGAAACAAACGATCCAATCGTGGACTCGATAGGAGGATTGAAAAAGGAATTCAAGAAGATTGTTCTTAGAAAATACTACAAAAACTATATCTGTTAACCACAAAATAGTTGGTGCCAAGTGATTTATTCACTAAAAGTAAATTCACAAACGTCATTTGAatgattttattgtttaaaCTATACGAGTATCCAAAAGCATTATTTAAATGTCAAATAGAATTTTAAAAACTTTCGAACACGAGAAAATATAATGATTCATAATGCATTCCTGAGTTGATTCAAGTGGTGCCCAATCTGTCATCATAAATCTGAAGACGACTTTCACGCTTTGCTTCTTTGTTATTCAGCGAGAAATGTTTGGTGTCTCACCCCTATCGATAACAAAGTTGGTGCGGCGAGCTCGATGATCGAGTGGTGGAATAATATTATCACAACACGTAGTAAGTACCATGGAAGCTGAGCTCACGGCAGCAGTTATGTGGTGTATTTGGAAAAATCGCAATGATGTTGTGTGGAATGGGCATTGCCAACCTGCTTCTTATATCGTTATCTCCCTGGTGTGTTTTATACTACTTTGGCGATTAGGGAGGCCCTTAGTTGGATAAAACACCAGCAGCTTCCCAACATCTTAGTGAAGACAGATCATGCTCTTATATATGGTAGTGCAACCTTCGACTTCTCGGGCCTCAGATTCATCCCGTCTGGGTTGATAATCGAAGATTGTAACATCTTAGCACTAGATATATAATCTTGTATTTTTCCATTTATGAAAAGATCTGCGAACCAAGCCGCTCATATAATAGCCGGGAGTGTTGGTTCGATGGCTGGTTTTGTAGGTTGAAAGTGTTGGTTCTATGGCTGGTCTTGTAGGCTGGTTTCAACCGTCAATTACTTTTGTTTCTGAGATCTAGTTTAATAATATGCTTTGATTTTATcccctcaaaaaaaaaaaagagtaggcatattaatcttattttaatttgaaaaatattactttttatgctaaaagtattactttttatcgtgaatatcggtaaggttgactcgtctcacagataaagatttgtgaaaccatctcacaagagacatactcataTTTATGAGATGTAAATTTGGCTCTTGGTAAATTATTTTGAAGTTGAATCAATTATTTCACAAAATTCCTAAAAAGTTGCTATAAACATAACAATATAACGTAATGGTATATCCATCATGTATAATCTAAGATGAAGttaataaaatcaaatcaaagaactcaaaattATTATATAGAAAGAATCcggaaaagaaaataaattcaaatatcttGATATTTATCCATTCATATTATTACGAGCTAAACTATATGAGACGAAAAGTAactaaaaaataacaaaataaatgCAATTATGAGAAGAGCATGAAttgatatataaaaattaagagCCGTAATTTATAACAATGATGAATTAACAGTCATGATTCATATATTCTATATCCATTTCAGTGCACAAATgtatcaaacaaaagaaaaggaaGACAAATAGCAAACACTCATTCCACTGCACTGACTTAAATGAAACATTGTGCAGACGAACCACACATTTAtagttttttatttgatatcaGACTCACTTGTACGTCGCCATGCCAACACCGGCTTCTCCACCGCCGCCATAAGGCGTGTAGCTTCCCCTAGCCTTGGAGTAGTTGACGTAATAAAACTCCGATAGTAGGCAAAACAACAGAACAAACACCGCGCCTGCCGCAAATACTCCCCTTCTCACAGTCTCACAAGTGGGAGGGTTATCAAAAAATTTTACAGTGTATTTGTAGTGATAAGCATTTCTCACAGAACCCGCTAACAAGCATGACTCCGCGATGAAAAATGTCACCCTGCATaagattttaatattttggtCACGCGTAAAATACATAATGTAGATAAAGTAAATCTCAGGGCATACTTTATCTATGCCACTTGAGAGCATCAAGGATAAGAATTTCAACACGTTTACAATTTATGCACTAGAATCGGCACAATAATGACACTGAAACTACTTTTCACCCCATGGAATTATCGGCAGTTCTTGATAGAAGTTCCACATTGACTCCACAACAGCTGAACAGCATCTTCAGATCAACTAGCATATTTTTTTCTGTTATGCTCTTATAATGAGTTTAAAGTGCATGCATAAAATACTAAGATCGGTGGAAGACATACATCGTAGACCTCCATTGACAACAGTTTTTCATAAGTGTGCAGTGATACTTAAATATCTTCTATCTAATAGACGACTAGTGGCTTCAATAGTGGATTTAAGGCTTAACAATATGAAAGTGCAAAAATATGACATGGAAATCATTTTTCACTCGATAATTTATCGAGTGTGTGAAAGAAGATACTGAGAGAACATGAATTGTTCTAGTGATACTGCATCTTCAATCATGTTCCCAACATTTCATATATTTCCAATTTTCATCACAAAATATTATCATTTCAAATATGCTAGTGATGAGTGTGTACCAGACAAAGATGAAAAGAAGGCATGCACAAGCTCTTGAACCTCCAGGATTTAAAGACTTCCCAAAGCAGAAGCATCGGCTCGCGATCATTATAAGTACCTGGCTGATTAGGACAAACAGAAACGCACCCACACCAAATCCAGTTGCAATATCGGAATCATAAACACAATACTGATAATTATCTTCGCTATCTTTCTTCACCACTCCCTGTCAACAGTCATAAGACTCAGAAATTTAGAGAACAAAGAAGATGAAAGAAAGACAGCATTATATTAAGCTCAGATGCCAGTTTATAATCAATAAATAGAAGGAAGCATAGCAGAGGTCCAAACTTAGTTCAAGTATTACTGCTTCACCATCACTGATAGACTTCTGATCAAGTTTTTACGAGTCAAATGCTGAAGGCATTGTGTCCATAAGCTCTTAGGATGTGTCTATGAGGAATAACTATCCTATATGTTTCTTATTTCTCATGGTACATAAGCAGTTTGAACCATATTTATGGCATTTTTTGTTCACCACACAATTTCAGTGGTTTCCTTGAATTTAGTCATTGCACATCGCAATGTAATAATCAACCTCGAGAGAGATGCATCACATTATTAAAAAACCATGGAAAAGAAGGCTTGTATATTGGAATACTTGACACAGCAAACGCCCAAGCTTGATCCCCAACAGTTAAGGTCCTAACTTATTGTCCACCAGCTAACATACGCACAAACAAGTTTTATGCGTGTTAAATGGATTTATGCCATCGTTAGTTTTCTTTGTTCTGTGGCTCAATGCTAGTCTATGACTCCCCAGTTTCAAGATAGAGGAGATTGCATTATCCGCTGAAGTTTCCTATGGTTTTATTTCAAACTT
This is a stretch of genomic DNA from Primulina eburnea isolate SZY01 chromosome 11, ASM2296580v1, whole genome shotgun sequence. It encodes these proteins:
- the LOC140805026 gene encoding uncharacterized protein, which encodes MASKVLRIIVFIFDLIAFGLAVAAEQRRSTGVVKKDSEDNYQYCVYDSDIATGFGVGAFLFVLISQVLIMIASRCFCFGKSLNPGGSRACACLLFIFVWVTFFIAESCLLAGSVRNAYHYKYTVKFFDNPPTCETVRRGVFAAGAVFVLLFCLLSEFYYVNYSKARGSYTPYGGGGEAGVGMATYK